Proteins from a single region of Numenius arquata chromosome Z, bNumArq3.hap1.1, whole genome shotgun sequence:
- the ISOC1 gene encoding isochorismatase domain-containing protein 1, with protein MAAAEAAAAPGGGGCPAAGGGSVPVLFCFSVFARPSSVPHGAGYELLIQKFLSLYGDQIDMHRKFVVQLFAEEWSQYIDLPKGFVVSERCKLRLVPLQIQMTTLGNLTPSSTVFFCCDMQERFRPAIKYFGDIISVGQRLLQGARLLGIPVIVTEQYPKGLGSTVQEIDLTGAKLVLPKTKFSMVLPEVEAALAEIPGVRSVVLFGVETHVCIQQTALELIGRGLEVHIVADATSSRSMMDRMFALERLARTGIIVTTSEAILLQLVADKEHPKFKEIQNLIKASAPESGLLSKV; from the exons atggcggcggcggaggcggccgcggctccgggcggcgggggctgcccggcgGCTGGCGGCGGCTCGGTGCCCGTCCTCTTCTGCTTCTCCGTCTTCGCCCGGCCCTCCAGCGTGCCCCACGGCGCCGGCTACGAGCTGCTGATCCAGAAGTTCCTCAGCCTCTATGGGGACCAGATAGACATGCACCGCAAGTTCGTGGTGCAGCTCTTCGCCGAGGAGTGGAGCCAGTACATCGACCTGCCCAAGGGCTTCGTGGTCAGCGAGCGCTGCAAGCTGCGCCTGGTGCCGCTGCAGATACAG atgactACTTTGGGCAATCTGACACCCTCAAGCACTGTGTTTTTCTGTTGTGATATGCAAGAACGATTCCGGCCTGCCATCAAGTACTTTGGTGATATCATCAGCGTGGGCCAAAGGCTG CTCCAAGGTGCTCGGCTCTTAGGAATTCCAGTTATTGTAACTGAACAGTATCCCAAAGGTCTTGGCAGCACTGTGCAAGAAATTGATTTAACAGGAGCTAAACTTGTGCTTCCCAAAACAAAATTTTCAATGGTGTTGCCAGAAGTTGAAGCAGCATTAGCAGAAATCCCTGGAGTCCGCAGCGTTGTCTTGTTTGGAGTAGAA ACTCATGTCTGCATCCAGCAAACAGCACTGGAATTAATTGGCAGAGGTCTGGAAGTTCATATTGTAGCTGATGCCACCTCCTCAAGAAGTATGATGGACAGAATGTTTGCTCTTGAG cGTCTTGCTCGTACTGGAATTATTGTTACTACTAGTGAAGCTATATTGCTGCAGCTGGTAGCTGATAAAGAACATCCAAAATTCAAAGAAATCCAAAATCTCATTAAGGCGAGTGCCCCTGagtcagggctgctttctaaagTTTAA